The Primulina eburnea isolate SZY01 chromosome 13, ASM2296580v1, whole genome shotgun sequence genome includes a region encoding these proteins:
- the LOC140810766 gene encoding dof zinc finger protein DOF4.6-like isoform X1, protein MDSAQWTQEIGARKSMATAPNECTREGMERKVRPQKDQALNCPRCHSTNTKFCYYNNYSLTQPRYFCKSCRRYWTEGGTLRNVPVGGGSRKNKKSNSVINSPSLSMATASSVSSQKQLPDLNPPNFGSQNPKNHDQGQDLNLGFPASQDYYHVIPQFLEFPKIENQTVINSISSSPSFNPAQLSALNFLRNGIAVRGLNPSIPMANTENNATPFASGFQFQEIKPSLPFSFDGFHGNSGRLSQENNINESLVFPFGAMKPHSSTNTEADQRKEQENSNSNGYWNGILS, encoded by the exons ATGGATAGTGCTCAATGGACTCAG GAAATTGGTGCTAGAAAATCTATGGCAACAGCTCCAAATGAATGCACGAGGGAAGGAATGGAGAGAAAGGTGAGGCCTCAGAAAGACCAAGCCCTAAATTGTCCAAGGTGCCATTCAACTAACACAAAGTTCTGTTATTACAACAACTATAGCCTCACTCAACCAAGATACTTCTGCAAGAGTTGTAGAAGGTACTGGACAGAAGGTGGAACCCTAAGAAATGTTCCGGTTGGAGGTGGTTCGAGAAAGAACAAGAAATCCAACTCTGTTATTAATTCACCTTCATTATCAATGGCAACTGCATCATCAGTTTCATCCCAAAAGCAGCTTCCTGATCTGAACCCTCCAAACTTCGGTTCGCAGAACCCTAAAAACCATGACCAAGGGCAGGATCTTAATCTTGGTTTCCCAGCTTCACAAGATTACTATCATGTGATCCCTCAGTTTCTAGAGTTTCCCAAGATTGAAAACCAAACTGTCATCAATTCTATTTCTTCTTCACCATCCTTTAATCCTGCTCAACTTTCAGCTCTAAATTTTTTAAGGAATGGCATTGCTGTAAGGGGGTTAAATCCCTCTATCCCTATGGCTAACACGGAGAATAATGCCACTCCTTTTGCTTCTGGATTCCaatttcaagaaattaaaccaTCCCTTCCTTTCTCCTTTGACGGATTTCATGGGAATTCTGGTAGATTGTCCcaagaaaataatattaatgaaAGCTTAGTGTTTCCTTTTGGAGCAATGAAACCGCATTCGAGCACAAATACTGAAgcggatcaaagaaaggaacAAGAGAATTCAAATTCAAATGGATACTGGAATGGAATTTTAAGTTGA
- the LOC140810766 gene encoding dof zinc finger protein DOF3.7-like isoform X2: MEKEIGARKSMATAPNECTREGMERKVRPQKDQALNCPRCHSTNTKFCYYNNYSLTQPRYFCKSCRRYWTEGGTLRNVPVGGGSRKNKKSNSVINSPSLSMATASSVSSQKQLPDLNPPNFGSQNPKNHDQGQDLNLGFPASQDYYHVIPQFLEFPKIENQTVINSISSSPSFNPAQLSALNFLRNGIAVRGLNPSIPMANTENNATPFASGFQFQEIKPSLPFSFDGFHGNSGRLSQENNINESLVFPFGAMKPHSSTNTEADQRKEQENSNSNGYWNGILS; encoded by the exons ATGGAAAAG GAAATTGGTGCTAGAAAATCTATGGCAACAGCTCCAAATGAATGCACGAGGGAAGGAATGGAGAGAAAGGTGAGGCCTCAGAAAGACCAAGCCCTAAATTGTCCAAGGTGCCATTCAACTAACACAAAGTTCTGTTATTACAACAACTATAGCCTCACTCAACCAAGATACTTCTGCAAGAGTTGTAGAAGGTACTGGACAGAAGGTGGAACCCTAAGAAATGTTCCGGTTGGAGGTGGTTCGAGAAAGAACAAGAAATCCAACTCTGTTATTAATTCACCTTCATTATCAATGGCAACTGCATCATCAGTTTCATCCCAAAAGCAGCTTCCTGATCTGAACCCTCCAAACTTCGGTTCGCAGAACCCTAAAAACCATGACCAAGGGCAGGATCTTAATCTTGGTTTCCCAGCTTCACAAGATTACTATCATGTGATCCCTCAGTTTCTAGAGTTTCCCAAGATTGAAAACCAAACTGTCATCAATTCTATTTCTTCTTCACCATCCTTTAATCCTGCTCAACTTTCAGCTCTAAATTTTTTAAGGAATGGCATTGCTGTAAGGGGGTTAAATCCCTCTATCCCTATGGCTAACACGGAGAATAATGCCACTCCTTTTGCTTCTGGATTCCaatttcaagaaattaaaccaTCCCTTCCTTTCTCCTTTGACGGATTTCATGGGAATTCTGGTAGATTGTCCcaagaaaataatattaatgaaAGCTTAGTGTTTCCTTTTGGAGCAATGAAACCGCATTCGAGCACAAATACTGAAgcggatcaaagaaaggaacAAGAGAATTCAAATTCAAATGGATACTGGAATGGAATTTTAAGTTGA
- the LOC140810640 gene encoding protein LEAD-SENSITIVE 1 gives MGLLTNRVQRSEIKPGDHIYTYRAVFAYSHHGIYVGGSKVVHFTRVETSSTSSDEQYSLTAECPTFPDCGFRQPNSGVVISCLDCFLRNGSLYCFEYGVIPSVFIAKVRGGTCTTATSDPVETVIHRAMYLLQNGFGNYDVFQNNCEDFALYCKTGLLIVDRQGVGRSGQASSVIGAPVAAILSSPLKFLLPSPVGVATVTAGMYCMGRYATDIGVRSDVIKVPVEDLAVNLGWADNEGGATNVTASTVQLMK, from the exons ATGGGTTTGCTCACAAACAGAGTGCAGAGAAGCGAGATCAAGCCAGGGGATCATATTTACACTTACAGAGCAGTGTTTGCGTATTCTCATCATG GTATCTATGTTGGGGGTAGCAAAGTAGTTCATTTTACCCGTGTTGAAACGTCTTCCACCTCCAGTGATGAACAATACAGCCTTACTGCAGAATGTCCGACCTTTCCTGACTGTGGGTTTAGGCAGCCAAATAGTGGAGTTGTCATTTCTTGTCTTGATTGCTTCCTTCGAAATGGTTCACTTTACTGTTTCGAATACGGAGTGATCCCATCCGTTTTCATAGCTAAAGTACGTGGAGGCACTTGTACAACTGCAACATCTGACCCAGTGGAAACAGTCATTCATCGTGCAATGTATTTACTTCAAAATGGATTTGGGAACTATGATGTGTTTCAAAATAACTGTGAGGATTTTGCCTTGTACTGCAAAACAGGACTACTGATTGTCGATCGTCAAGGGGTCGGAAGAAGTGGGCAAGCTTCTTCTGTTATTGGTGCACCTGTGGCAgctattctttcttctcctCTGAAGTTTCTATTGCCTAGTCCAGTTGGTGTGGCGACAGTCACAGCAGGAATGTACTGCATGGGCAGGTATGCTACTGATATTGGTGTGCGGAGTGATGTTATCAAGGTACCCGTTGAAGATCTGGCAGTGAACCTTGGCTGGGCAGATAATGAAGGAGGTGCAACAAATGTGACTGCTAGTACTGTGCAACTTATGAAATGA